Proteins found in one Planococcus citri chromosome 2, ihPlaCitr1.1, whole genome shotgun sequence genomic segment:
- the LOC135835812 gene encoding transmembrane protein 177-like — MFRRLLREEFIIHSLLGTGAVGFVAIYSAQALVSDRIANTYKLKKTDGEPVPLRAHIKIRFDEVLSDFSLTDWQKKFYNVFVCEGLEPFHLGSTQVSRGVYIGIPQFIQAADEEEIKKCKILINDKPVDWDSPDGERLLESLVLSEKAQKFVLAKLILQGDTYRFLFESFLPSLLLSTYYVVGFFAHKFLNLLHKPFGLSIVVHSAIGGFIVLIYLFLRDGMTISYDKSFEEKIYSKGEAYIMGGIEFYEKRIQRNKALRNLVKNGERRYSVLGNEMSFFRSKGLPETFKLKVAVEALEKNYQKQYATQIPTPRKPQPIM; from the exons ATGTTTCGAAGACTTTTGCGTGAAGAATTCATAATTCATTCTTTGCTAGGCACTGGAGCTGTTGGTTTCGTCGCAATATATTCTGCTCAAGCTCTGGTCAGCGATCGGATTGCTAATACATATAAGCTGAAAAA AACTGATGGAGAGCCGGTTCCACTCAGAGCTCACATTAAAATACGGTTTGACGAAGTTCTGTCCGATTTTAGCTTGACCGATTGGCAAAAGAAATTCTATAACGTATTCGTTTGTGAAGGACTCGAACCGTTCCATTTAGGTAGTACTCAAGTGAGCAGAGGAGTATATATTGGAATCCCTCAGTTTATTCAGGCTGCAGATGAAGAAGAAATCAAGAAATGTAAAATACTG ATCAATGACAAACCGGTGGACTGGGATTCTCCGGATGGCGAACGTTTACTTGAGTCGTTAGTATTGAGTGAGAAGGCGCAAAAATTTGTACTAGCAAAACTAATCCTTCAAGGAGACACTTACAGATTCttattcgaatcatttttaccTAGTTTGCTTTTATCGACGTATTAcgttgttggtttttttgcgcataaatttttgaatcttttacaTAAACCGTTTGGACTGTCGATTGTCGTCCATTCAGCTATCGGAGGATTTATCGTACTaatctacctatttttaagGGATGGAATGACCATAAGTTACGATAAAAGTTTCGAAGAAAAGATATATTCAAAAGGCGAGGCATACATCATGGGAGGTATAGAGTTCTacgaaaaaagaattcaaagaaATAAAGCGTTAAGAAACTTGGTGAAAAATGGCGAAAGGCGTTACTCTGTTCTCGGCAACGAAATGAGCTTTTTTAGATCGAAAGGTTTGCcagaaactttcaaattaaaagtggCTGTCgaagctttggaaaaaaattaccaaaaacaatacGCCACTCAAATACCAACTCCTCGAAAACCGCAACCAATCATGTAA
- the Eaf gene encoding ell-associated factor Eaf, whose translation MTIFVNAVVISFHLLANNTVENLLKMNPDFKLPTGRRELKIGDSLRNNGTAFHGIKYDFKPSNEEFNESAIMEITPTNQVTVKYPQSENEGTTDFMYSGTMRQFPKEYFLMIDHVTGEVTLERLTANIQLKRTKVANSNNKLAKNQNNKKVEIEKDSPTSPELRTPSSAKKKTKKKQKTKNTTMADPKLMNKKYGLIPQHSPLHPSPSRTSPSEKNPIGNDYKSPSTPTSPEAGSSLRTPQSLDDDESSMTGFESKFSINLPELTNMPQQVNEFGLAIEDTIGTISDTSSDSSSDSDSDSGSSSSSSASSNKGAPARTNGYLNGYVSPTALKDQLLKGDLQLSETGSDSD comes from the exons ATGACAATATTTGTTAACGCTGTTGTCATCTCTTTTCATTTGCTAGCGAATAATACAGTCGAAAACCTTCTGAAAATGAATCCAGACTTCAAGTTACCTACTGGACGTAGGGAGTTAAAAATAGGAGATAGCCTTAGAAATAATGGCACAGCGTTTCACGGAATTAAAT atGATTTCAAACCAAGTAACGAAGAATTCAACGAATCTGCCATAATGGAAATCACGCCAACTAATCAAGTAACCGTTAAGTACCCTCAAAGTGAAAATGAAGGAACGACCGATTTCATGTATTCCGGAACGATGAGACAGTTCCCTAAAGAATATTTCCTTATGATTGATCACGTTACCGGTGAAGTGACGTTAGAAAGACTTACAGCAAATATTCAACTTAAACGAACAAA GGTTGCaaactcaaataataaattagcgaaaaatcaaaataacaagAAAGTAGAAATTGAGAAGGATAGTCCCACGTCACCAGAACTCAGGACACCGTCGTCGgcgaaaaagaaaaccaaaaagaaaCAAAAGACTAAAAATACTACCATGGCTGATCCGAAATTAATGAATAAGAAGTATGGCCTTATACCTCAACATTCACCATTGCATCCTTCTCCATCTAGGACATCTCCATCGGAGAAAAATCCAATCGGCAATGATTACAAGTCTCCTAG TACTCCTACTTCTCCTGAAGCTGGTAGCTCACTAAGAACTCCGCAATCATTGGACGATGATGAATCATCGATGACTGGAtttgaatctaaattttcaataaatttaccaGAATTAACAAATATGCCTCAACAAGTGAACGAGTTCGGG ttGGCCATAGAAGATACTATTGGAACTATAAGTGATACGTCTAGCGACTCATCTAGTGATAGTGACAGTGATAGTGgttcttcttcgtcgtcgtcggcaTCTAGTAATAAAGGAGCACCAGCTCGTACGAATG GTTACCTGAACGGTTATGTATCACCAACGGCTCTAAAAGATCAACTTTTGAAAGGAGACCTGCAGCTTTCAGAAACAGGATCGGACAGCGATTGa
- the Chpf gene encoding chondroitin sulfate synthase 2, translating into MMCNQFRQNFYTLIGILLGLFFGSILIPILENGCFRVDFSYNSNAFDNQLLSEEYVPKINLAGKPVKAQKNPQKLLRPRYFSTELGIRKKLFVAVLTTQQTINTKGIVVNKTTSHLVDKLTFFIDAPGTQKLNVSYLKLPGIVGFIDTRVILKPFHVLKYIKDNYIENYDFFFIVNDSAYIKARKLNELVQKISISRDVYASTKIPDSLFCSLDAGILFSNSVIQRMVRNIDWCVKNVFSSSDDDNFGRCALHSSNIPCQEMVQGNKFESYHLTNEEKLDSDAISQMLDSVTVYPIKNVKTFYTLHAYFSKIELERTNAEIASIRKSIVSMSEFTPDGSSSVTWPIGNQPGNKPITRFDVLRWDYFNESHIYLSTDFDIIRFLNDAEKKDIQLLIKSCIDMISAKYSGIYQYHSLVNGYRKFDPSRGMDYKLDIAFRDTTNDKIIQKRLEVCKPLGKIEILPVPYVTENRRINILLPVRVNDKSNVNKFLQQYKTVCLEKKEKTFLMLVLIYEYNVPGKGTKDDIFQDFKNQAVSLTKTYQRDDNRVAWVSIKLPSSENRAMEEALLYFAVVDIAMRKFNSDSLILIGSPEMEIRIEYLNRVRMNTIQGWQIFSPIPFSEYNPTITKIPAQQYMDINKRQGRFDIHNTQHISFYVKDYITTRKKIENLIPVIKSDSDIRVLRSNLIDRNNFTGLALHTIYSMFVRFGDVHVIRGVEPALRLKYREIDCHLYEANTDTVVSAVHTNCQTKRNFNLGSRSQLSKLILEYQDNAHPNFTLR; encoded by the exons ATGATGTGCAACCAGTTCCGCCAAAATTTCTACACTTTGATTGGAATTCTTCTCGGATTATTTTTCGGTTCCATTCTTATTCCGATTCTTGAAAATGGATGTTTTCGCGTTGACTTCTCCTACAATAGTAACGCATTTGACAATCAGTTGCTATCTGAAGAGTACGTACCGAAGATAAATTTAGCTGGAAAACCAGTTAAAGCTCAGAAAAATCCTCAAAAGTTACTACGACCGAGATATTTCTCAACCGAATTGGGTATTCGTAAGAAGCTTTTTGTTGCTGTATTAACTACTCAACAAACCATTAATACCAAAGGGATCGTTGTCAATAAGACCACGTCTCATCTGGTCGACAAACTAACATTTTTCATCGATGCGCCAGGTACGCAGAAATTGAACGTTTCGTATTTGAAACTTCCTGGAATAGTGGGCTTTATCGATACCAGAGTAATTCTCAAGCCGTTTCACGTTTTGAAGTATATAAAAGACAATTATAtcgaaaattatgatttctttTTCATCGTAAATGATAGCGCTTACATAAAAGCGAGAAAGCTCAATGaattagttcaaaaaatcagcattAGTCGAGACGTATACGCTAGCACCAAGATACCAGATTCATTATTTTGTTCTTTAG ATGCTGGCATCTTGTTCAGTAATTCAGTGATTCAGAGGATGGTGAGAAATATCGACTGGTGTGTTAAAAACGTATTTTCTTCATCCGACGACGATAATTTTGGACGTTGTGCTCTTCACTCATCCAATATCCCGTGTCAAGAAATGGTACAA ggAAATAAGTTCGAGAGCTACCATTTAACAAACGAGGAGAAACTAGATTCAGACGCTATTTCTCAGATGTTAGATTCTGTTACGGTGTATCctatcaaaaatgtgaaaacattTTATACTCTTCATGCATATTTCTCAAAA ATCGAACTTGAAAGAACCAACGCCGAAATTGCATCCATACGCAAGTCTATAGTAAGCATGTCTGAATTTACGCCTGATGGATCCTCCTCTGTTACTTGGCCAATCGGCAATCAACCGGGTAATAAACCGATAACTAGATTCGACGTACTGCGTTGGGATTATTTCAATGAATCGCACATATATCTAAGCACCGACTTTGAtataatcagatttttaaatgacGCCGAAAAGAAAGATATACAG CTTCTCATCAAATCGTGCATTGATATGATTAGTGCAAAATACAGCGGGATTTATCAATATCATTCGTTAGTAAATGGTTATCGTAAATTTGATCCTTCTCGAGGTATGGATTACAAGCTCGATATCGCTTTTCGAGACACCACGAATGataaaataattcagaaaaG ATTAGAAGTGTGCAAACCtctgggaaaaattgaaatattgccAGTACCGTATGTTACGGAGAATCGTAGAATAAACATCTTGCTGCCTGTTCGTGTAAACGATAAATCAAACGTTAATAAATTCTTGCAACAATATAAAACTgtatgtttggaaaaaaaagagaaaactttTCTTATGCTG GTACTAATTTACGAGTACAACGTTCCTGGTAAAGGAACAAAAGACGATatatttcaagatttcaagAACCAAGCAGTATCGCTTACTAAAACTTATCAAAGAGATGATAATCGAGTTGCTTGGGTTTCAATCAAGCTTCCATCTTCTGAAAATCGGGCTATGGAAGAAGCTCTGCTGTATTTTGCTGTAGTAGACATAGCGATGAGAAAGTTCAACTCTGATTCGTTGATACTCATTGGTAGTCCTGAGATGGAAATTCGAATAGAATACTTGAAcaga gTTCGAATGAATACCATTCAAGgatggcaaattttcagtcctaTTCCTTTTTCTGAATATAATCCTACGATTACGAAGATACCGGCTCAACAGTACATGGATATAAATAAACGACAAGGTCGTTTCGATATTCATAATACGCAGCATATCTCATTTTACGTAAAAGATTATATCACGA ctcgtaaaaaaatagaaaacttgatTCCGGTGATAAAATCTGATTCGGATATTCGTGTTTTACGATCAAACCTAATCGATCGTAATAATTTTACTGGCCTAGCTTTACACACCATTTACAGTATGTTCGTTAGATTCGGCGACGTTCACGTAATCAGGGGTGTTGAACCGGCTTTAAGATTGAAATATCGTGAAATCGATTGTCATCTGTACGAAGCGAATACAGATACTGTTGTGAGCGCTGTGCATACAAATTGTCAAACCaaacgtaattttaatttaggATCTCGAAGTCAACTTTCTAAACTTATTTTAGAATACCAAGATAATGCACACCCTAATTTTACTCTTcgatga
- the LOC135835808 gene encoding testis-expressed protein 10 homolog has protein sequence MGKFAKKTPFQKRKKEDKTKTKLKVSHKTILPKGQNITNTTFKVKKIVVKGQLKEHQEEVATKSNLNVKELISRFHHHNAPLRINALNGLCEVVNDHTDAVLSLNLPAVLHAASNLILDKEHEVRSEAIKLLSTVLSKATQTQLTPLFEIIIKYLACAMSHIDANIRESSLTMLDILISKCPNLTASLCQPVILPAFLDLISTKFSESDRKLTLQFNKKMTTNIWRIKVLARLRLLLEAIVNVQSQRKSEDNTPEHFKRLKWSDTKPTYASLYYRPFDAQKNIDLSRVPFNRNSTQINETDEIKNYTGTLIPLLVEIFIEVAPQKKGQHTGQHLSNDGAVLLKFITDILLLLWRRFEISDSPCHLKKWFCDTFSSSIVEHLIEGRFPYSLAENFQRNKPLSIAGLSSDHSKFLNDKNCMELNANICNIYLSLFEYTDDHRELKNVVRFVNTNLKTCRQLERETVVKLLRCVDSIFCSDIQSHKNKFDAINLVKIIKELYEENSCKHDAQSLHIAEKTFVYLYKVALNQRNNSLMRECGINEWLESLPKLLTEKKIPYQNVKCISNIARCDLLSFSDSLDGYIETILDNLPRIEIVTEKKTDRAEGKKLIVNLLYYVKTWDKEFVDGLKKAVQNGFFSNLTNHVKDIMDTKVNNV, from the exons ATGGGTAAATTCGCGAAGAAGACCCCTTTTCAAAAGCGTAAAAAGGAGgataaaactaaaactaaattGAAAGTTTCTCATAAAACAATTCTTCCTAAAGGACAAAATATCACCAATACAAcgtttaaagtaaaaaaaattgtagtcaAAGGCCAGCTGAAAGAACACCAGGAAGAAGTAGCCACCAAGAGTAATCTCAACGTCAAA GAACTTATATCCAGATTTCATCATCATAACGCACCATTGAGAATTAATGCATTGAATGGTTTATGTGAAGTAGTTAATGATCATACTGATGCTGTATTGAGTTTGAACTTGCCTGCTGTTTTACACGCTGCTTCTAACTTGATACTTGATAAAGAACATGAAGTTCGAAGTGAAGCTATTAAACTTTTGTCAACAGTGCTATCGAAA gcCACTCAAACACAGTTGACGcctttatttgaaataattattaaatactTGGCATGTGCGATGAGTCATATCGATGCAAATATCAGAGAAAGTTCTCTCACCATGTTAGATATTCTAATATCTAAGTGCCCGAATTTAACAGCTTCATTATGTCAGCCAGTCATTCTACCTGCTTTCCTCGATTTAATATCTACCAAATTCAGCGAATCTGACCGTAAATTAACGTTACAATTTAATAAGAAAATGACCACGAATATCTGGAGGATCAAAGTTTTAGCTCGTTTGAGATTGCTTTTAGAAGCTATTGTAAACGTCCAGTCTCAAAGAAAATCAG aggaTAATACACCTGAACATTTCAAAAGATTGAAATGGAGTGATACAAAGCCCACTTATGCTTCCTTGTACTATCGTCCTTTCGATGCTCAGAAAAACATAGATTTATCGAGAGTACCATTCAATCGAAATTCGACTCAGATCAATGAGACTGACGAAATTAAA AATTACACCGGTACTTTGATTCCTTTACTTGTTGAGATATTTATTGAAGTTGCACCTCAGAAAAAAGGCCAACACACAG gacaacATTTAAGCAACGACGGAGCCGTTTTACTGAAGTTCATAACAGATATATTACTACTTTTATGGCGTAGATTTGAAATATCCGATTCTCCTTGTCATTTG aaaaaatggttTTGTGATACGTTTTCTTCATCGATAGTAGAGCATTTAATTGAAGGAAGATTCCCGTATTCAttagcagaaaattttcaacgaaataagCCACTGAGTATTGCTGGGCTATCATCGGATCATTCTAAATTCTTAAACGATAAAAATTGCATGGAGTTGAACGCTAATATTTGTAACATTTATTTATCATTATTCGAATATACAGATGATCATCGAGAATTGAAGAACGTCGTACGTTTTGTCAAta ccAATCTCAAAACTTGCCGGCAACTGGAACGTGAAACTGTCGTAAAATTGTTGCGCTGCGTGGATTCCATATTCTGTAGTGACATACAATcgcataaaaataaattcgacgCTATCAATCTagttaaaattatcaaagaactGTACGAAGAAAATTCATGTAAGCACGATGCTCAAAGTTTGCATATTGCAGAAAAAACATTCGTTTATTTATACAAAGTGGCCTTGAATCAGAGAAATAATTCATTGATGAG AGAATGTGGAATAAACGAGTGGTTGGAAAGTTTACCGAAGTTATTgacggagaaaaaaattccatatcaaAATGTAAAGTGCATCTCGAATATTGCTCGCTGTGATCTGTTATCATTTTCAGATAGCCTGGATGGATACATCGAGACAATCTTAG ATAATCTTCCTCGTATCGAAATCGTCACCGAAAAGAAAACAGATCGAGccgaagggaaaaaattaatcgtaaATTTACTCTATTATGTGAAAACATGGGATAAAGAGTTCGTGGATGGtttgaaaaaagctgttcaAAATGGATTCTTCAGCAATTTAACTAACCATGTCAAAGATATAATGGACACCAAGGTGAATAACGTGTGA